CACAAGACGCCTCTGAAAATAGAAGGGCACCTCTAAAAACCCATTGGCGTGTCATTGCGAGGGAGCGTAGTGACCGAAGCAATCTCCATAAATCAAGTGTTTGCTGGAGATTGCCGCNNNNNNNNNNNNNNNNNNNNNNAAGTGTTTGCTGGAGATTGCCGCGCCCCTTCGGGGCTCGCAATGACAGAACAAGCAGGTTTTTAGAGGCGCCCAGAAGTCAATAAGATTGTATAGTTACAAGCCGGTCGTGTGCGCTCTCCTGAAAGGTTGCCCAGATACGCCTCTTCGTGCTCTATGGCAATTTGCTCAGTATGAATTTTATTCCGGCTAAATCAAAATACCTGCCGGCATGCTCCGGAATAGGGTGCCGGCATCCAGCGGAATCACCTGCCGACATGCAGCGGATTTTGCAATTATCCCTGAAAAAAATACGGGGCATTGAGGAGGAGCTGAAGCTGGTTGAAAAGGAAGTCCGCAACTGTGTCAGCTTTATACGGGATGGCCACGCTTCAAATGCCGTTGCCGAGGCATTGGAAAAGGCCGAGGCCAGAGAGCAACTCCTGAAGGCACAAATAAACAACCTGAAGGGTCAAGGAGCCCAAAGGGGTATTAATCACACCAGCGGCCATCCAGAGCGTCTTGGGCAACCTTGACGAGATTGGCTATGGACGTTGGCAGAGCCAATCATTACCTCAAAGCCCTGTTCCCAAAGCCCATAAAAATGATGCCCAAAAAACAGGAAAGGCAGTATCGGTATGTCGCTGAAGGTGAAGTAAACCTCACCAAGCTCTACCGATACTGCCTACCTGTCAATGGCGTCCCCACGGAGATTCGAACTCCGGTCGTCGCCGTGAAAGGGCGATGTCCTAGGCCCCTAGACGATGGGGACGTTTTATTGGCCTTGATTGTCAACCGGTGAGGCGTCAGGGTTCGGACCCGGGACACCCGCATGGCTGAGTTGACACAATTCTTCCGCCCGCCAGTGAGGCGCCCGGGACTCGGACCCGGGACACCCGCCTTAAAAGGGCGGTGCTCTACCAACTGAGCTAGCGCCCCACAAGAGGGCGAAAAAATTGTTGTCAAATAAGGATGCCAAAAACTGGCGGAGCATATGAAAAGAGGGGCTAAATGTCAAATAAAATCAGCAAGTTTTTGAATTCTAACATGTATTAATGGTTGATATATATTTTAAAGAGAGTTACAATGAAGCCATGAAGAAGATACTTATAATAGATGACGCCCCAGATGTCATTAGATTGTTAAATGCCAGGCTTACAAAAGAAGGTTACGAAGTTCTTCAGGCCAGTCACGGTGAAGAGGGACTTGTTGTGGCTAGGGAGTCAAAACCGGGCCTTATACTTCTCGACGTCCTGATGCCCGGTACTGACGGTTTTGATGTCTGCGAGCGTTTGCGTAGCGATCCAGAAACAAAAGATATTCCGGTCGTGTTTCTGACAAGTCTTGAACAGATAGAGTGCGTGAAAAGGGGAATGACTTGCGGTGCAAAGGGCTACATTGTGAAACCTTTTGACGAAAAAGAACTCTTGAAAGTTATAGGGGAAAATATTTCCTGAACGATTTTTCAGATCCGCTTCATTTTAATTCTTGACAAAAAATGGGTCCTCCTGCAAAAGGGCCCATAAAGTCGTTGTAACCCAACACAACAGGAGGCATTTATGGCAGAGAAGGAAACGCTGGTAGTCGTATCCAAGGTGAAGGACTATGTGAAGTCCAAAGGCATGATGACAAGCGCAGAAGCAGTACCTGCATTGTCAGACAAGGTCTATGCATTGATCGATGAGGCAATTAACAGAACGAAAGAGAACAGACGTCAGACGATCAAGCCGCAAGATCTTTAAGATAGTTAACTGTTGACTGTTAACTGTGAATAGTGCCGAAATGCCGGAGTTGTGAGGGACTGCTCCGGCATTTTTTTATTCTAATCTATTCTGCGCATTATCTTTTCGGCGCGAGGGGTGAGAGAAGGCGCTCGACGGCCCCATTTGCGAGGGCTGGGTAGAATAGAGGCCAGATAGGCCGCTTCCGAGGCAGAAAGCGAAGCGCACGATCTGCCGAAATAGTTCTTGGCCGCCGCTTCGCATCCATAGATCCCTTTTCCCCACTCAACAACGTTAAGATATAGTTCCAAGATGCGCTGTTTGGAGAGTTCGCGTTCAAGTTTTAGCGCAATGAAGAGCTCTTTCAGTTTTCGGAACGGGTTCTTAGA
The Deltaproteobacteria bacterium CG11_big_fil_rev_8_21_14_0_20_49_13 genome window above contains:
- a CDS encoding two-component system response regulator is translated as MVDIYFKESYNEAMKKILIIDDAPDVIRLLNARLTKEGYEVLQASHGEEGLVVARESKPGLILLDVLMPGTDGFDVCERLRSDPETKDIPVVFLTSLEQIECVKRGMTCGAKGYIVKPFDEKELLKVIGENIS